In Anaerohalosphaeraceae bacterium, the genomic window ACGTCATTCCGTTTTTGATTTTGGTGTGGCTACAAAAGGACCTCTCGGCCTTTGGGGCAATATTCAGATTGAAGGGGTGAACATTTCTGTTGAATCGGATGTGTATATTGAAAGTGAAAGCCAGAATAACGCCTTGACCGTCGTCGGCAATTCTCAAATTGCCGGGGATGTCAAAATCGTAAACCCCAATGCGGTTGTGACGCTTCAGGGAGGAAAAGCCGGCATCGGCGGTAAAACGGGACAGGCTGCTATCGAGCATCATGTGCAGATCGGCGTACCTGCAACGGAGTTTCCTTACCCCAATACCGACTATTTTGAACAGTATGTGGACGGAATTACAATTACCAGTGCCAACAAAAGCAGCTACAGCAGCAATACGACGCTCGAAAACGTCCGAATTGCTGCCAATACCAATCCCACCTTTTCAGGGAATGTGACATTAAAAGGAGTGGTTTTTATCGAGTATCCTAATCAGGTGGTTTTCACAGGAAATACGGAGGTGATTGGGATTATCATCGGCGACGGCGACCTGAATGATCACTCCGGAACCAGCAAAATTGAATTTCGAGGCAATGTCAGCAGCCGTTCCGTTTCTGAGCTTCCTGCGGAACAATTTGGAAATTTAACCCGGGAAACCGGGACTTTCCTGATGGCCCCCGGCTTTGCGGTTTCGTTTGGAGGTTCTTTTGATACACTGAACGGCTGCATTGCCGCCAACGGCGTTACTTTTTACGGCAATGCCGGGGGGGTTATCGGCGGTTCTGTTATTAACTATTCTCCCACCCTGATGACCCTGACAGGGAACGCAGACCTCTATTTTAACCGGACGGGAATTACTTCTCTGCCTGCCGGTTTCTTCCCTGAAATCGTCATTCATTACGTACCTTCTTCTTATTGGGAAATCCCCTGAACCATTCGGGATTCCTTTCCGGCCGATTGGATTATCGGTCTTTCCTGCCTCTGAGCGAAAAGCAGCGAATCCGGCTTTCTCCCCGTCTGTACAGATTTATTATTTATATTTTATAAGGGTT contains:
- a CDS encoding pilus assembly PilX N-terminal domain-containing protein translates to MNAKVSRLERRGIALLAALIFIVLFSAFSIGVLSLSTANVQAASNHHKSNLARSSAESGLEYVRYWISGVRLPGTIAAEQRFAYFVDELESILQDYDIPYENLVEDGLFRIGTAESPILLQAGPERSFYAEISPFGTERIRVWITGRAGEFERTIRADFAYGTRRHSVFDFGVATKGPLGLWGNIQIEGVNISVESDVYIESESQNNALTVVGNSQIAGDVKIVNPNAVVTLQGGKAGIGGKTGQAAIEHHVQIGVPATEFPYPNTDYFEQYVDGITITSANKSSYSSNTTLENVRIAANTNPTFSGNVTLKGVVFIEYPNQVVFTGNTEVIGIIIGDGDLNDHSGTSKIEFRGNVSSRSVSELPAEQFGNLTRETGTFLMAPGFAVSFGGSFDTLNGCIAANGVTFYGNAGGVIGGSVINYSPTLMTLTGNADLYFNRTGITSLPAGFFPEIVIHYVPSSYWEIP